The following coding sequences lie in one Spirosoma sp. KUDC1026 genomic window:
- a CDS encoding GNAT family N-acetyltransferase: protein MKSLPLTTARLDDVPGLVQLVNRSYRGDSSRLGWTTEADLIDGTRIDETSLQMLINNPDGRLFVGWIDDEICCCVYLETQPTALYLGMLTVDPRMQGQGVGKQLLATADQYAREQGCSVITMTVVAQRPELIAWYERHGFQPTEETLPFPGGTRFGVPRQPLTLVVLRKAV, encoded by the coding sequence ATGAAGTCATTACCGCTGACGACTGCTAGACTAGACGATGTGCCGGGCCTGGTTCAACTCGTAAACCGATCGTACCGGGGCGACAGCTCGCGACTGGGCTGGACCACCGAAGCCGATCTGATCGACGGCACCCGCATCGACGAGACATCTCTGCAAATGCTGATCAATAACCCCGATGGGCGGCTCTTTGTCGGCTGGATTGATGATGAAATCTGCTGCTGTGTGTACCTGGAAACCCAGCCTACTGCGCTATACCTGGGAATGCTAACGGTCGATCCACGCATGCAGGGGCAGGGAGTGGGCAAACAACTGTTGGCAACCGCCGATCAGTACGCCAGGGAACAGGGTTGTTCGGTGATCACGATGACCGTTGTCGCCCAGCGACCAGAACTGATTGCCTGGTACGAGCGGCACGGATTTCAGCCAACGGAGGAGACGCTGCCGTTTCCCGGAGGAACCCGGTTTGGCGTACCACGCCAGCCGCTGACATTGGTCGTACTCCGGAAGGCGGTATAA
- a CDS encoding S1/P1 nuclease, whose translation MFRTLLSFGCLVLLSLTFLAPASLAWNKATHMAIGAMTYHSLQQTSPQTLTRVVNLLKQHPYYQTQWDTLMTNRQLTGPQRDEYLFMLAARWPDDIKGKDAYHDHFSWHFIDYVYAPQLGIMRGDTTIPTGETILEAYEQNRQVLTSNQPDSSKAIALCWLFHLTGDIHMPLHTTAMVNQYYPKGDQGGNLFKIKLMMSGQTSNLHAFWDGMLLKDDDYPTVDSMAVSLLQTYTRDQLSQLGNRQPNIVAWSKESFQLAQDNVYRSNTLPPGTDTNVTVLPPDYVATVRPIAQRQVALAGYRLSDELVGDLTN comes from the coding sequence ATGTTTCGAACGCTTCTATCGTTCGGTTGTCTGGTGCTACTGAGTCTGACATTTCTGGCTCCCGCATCGCTGGCCTGGAACAAGGCTACCCACATGGCCATTGGCGCCATGACGTACCATAGTCTGCAGCAAACGTCGCCCCAGACCCTGACGCGGGTGGTAAACCTGCTCAAGCAGCATCCCTATTACCAGACCCAGTGGGATACGCTGATGACGAACCGGCAGCTGACCGGACCGCAGCGCGATGAGTACCTGTTTATGCTGGCGGCTCGCTGGCCTGACGACATCAAAGGCAAGGATGCCTACCACGATCATTTCAGCTGGCATTTCATCGATTACGTGTACGCTCCTCAGCTGGGGATCATGCGGGGTGATACCACGATCCCGACGGGCGAAACCATTTTGGAAGCGTATGAGCAAAATCGCCAGGTGCTGACGAGCAACCAGCCCGACAGTTCCAAAGCGATTGCGCTCTGCTGGCTGTTTCACCTGACGGGCGACATTCATATGCCGCTGCACACGACGGCCATGGTGAACCAGTATTACCCAAAGGGCGATCAGGGTGGGAACCTGTTCAAGATCAAACTGATGATGAGCGGCCAGACTAGTAATCTACACGCATTCTGGGACGGTATGCTGTTGAAAGATGATGATTACCCGACAGTAGATAGTATGGCCGTTAGTCTCCTGCAAACCTACACCCGCGATCAACTGTCGCAGTTGGGCAACAGGCAGCCTAATATCGTTGCCTGGTCGAAAGAAAGTTTTCAGCTGGCGCAGGATAATGTATATCGGAGCAACACGCTGCCGCCGGGTACCGACACCAACGTTACGGTATTGCCCCCCGACTACGTAGCGACGGTGAGGCCCATTGCGCAACGACAGGTAGCCCTGGCCGGCTATCGCCTGTCCGACGAACTGGTGGGTGACCTAACGAACTAA
- the treA gene encoding alpha,alpha-trehalase TreA, translating into MSVSRKSEHAPQIYSTVPAILPPDQLFGPLFHDVQMQHVFNDSIIFADSFPKRSPEEILSLYEIQKHDADFSLLAFIETYFEIPKQVDTGYVSNRSLPTAEHIQKLWPLLTQQYEPNSSLLPLPKPYSVPGGRFRGLYYWDSFFAMLGLRIAGDIDSIRDMVENFAYLIDAYGHIPNANRSYYLSRSQPPFFALMVRLLGDIDGPDVLVRYLPQLQKEYNYWMDGYFRLNDYEVTFRRVVRLPDGCILNRYWDDLAAPRPESYAEDVELANYAAAYGVTPGILYRHIRAACESGWDFSSRWFGDPTNMATIHTTDMIPVDLNSLLYYLEETLSLAYRQSSFTAPSDQFARKAEERKKAIMAYCWDPRQAFFLDHHLGFHKLSGIWSLAGIFPLFVGLASQEQATAVHEHIKSQFLKDGGVVTSIHQSGQQWDSPNGWAPLQWLTCQGLLRYGFRETAAEISRRWRALNDRVYRDSGKMMEKYDVVNLGEQAGGGEYPNQDGFGWTNGVYIDLETHVNDDSPDWVK; encoded by the coding sequence ATGTCCGTATCCAGGAAATCCGAACACGCTCCTCAGATTTACAGTACCGTACCTGCCATCCTCCCGCCCGATCAGTTGTTTGGCCCCTTGTTTCATGATGTGCAGATGCAGCATGTATTTAACGACTCCATCATTTTTGCTGACAGTTTTCCCAAGCGTTCGCCCGAGGAGATTCTGAGCCTTTACGAAATTCAGAAGCACGACGCTGATTTTTCGCTGCTGGCGTTTATCGAAACGTATTTCGAGATTCCCAAGCAGGTGGACACAGGCTACGTCAGTAACCGGAGCCTGCCCACGGCCGAACACATTCAGAAACTCTGGCCGCTGCTCACGCAACAGTACGAACCCAACTCGTCGCTGCTCCCCTTACCGAAACCCTACAGTGTACCGGGTGGTCGTTTCCGGGGTTTATATTACTGGGACAGCTTTTTCGCCATGCTGGGTCTGCGAATAGCGGGAGACATTGATTCGATCCGGGATATGGTGGAGAATTTCGCGTACCTGATTGACGCTTATGGGCATATCCCCAACGCCAACCGGAGTTATTACCTGTCGCGGTCGCAACCGCCTTTCTTTGCGCTGATGGTAAGGCTGCTGGGCGACATTGATGGGCCCGACGTATTGGTACGTTACCTGCCGCAGTTGCAGAAGGAGTACAACTACTGGATGGATGGTTATTTTCGGCTAAACGATTACGAGGTGACGTTCCGGCGGGTGGTTCGGCTGCCGGATGGCTGTATCCTCAACCGATACTGGGATGACCTGGCGGCTCCCCGCCCGGAATCGTACGCCGAGGACGTTGAGCTGGCCAACTACGCAGCTGCTTATGGCGTTACGCCGGGTATTCTCTATCGGCACATCCGGGCCGCCTGCGAATCGGGCTGGGATTTTAGTTCGCGCTGGTTCGGTGACCCGACCAACATGGCCACCATTCATACGACCGACATGATTCCGGTCGATCTGAACAGTCTGCTGTATTACCTGGAAGAAACCTTGTCGCTGGCGTATCGGCAGAGTTCCTTTACGGCACCCAGCGATCAGTTTGCGCGCAAGGCGGAGGAACGCAAAAAGGCGATAATGGCCTATTGCTGGGACCCACGGCAGGCGTTTTTCCTGGATCATCACCTGGGTTTTCACAAGCTATCGGGTATCTGGTCGCTGGCGGGTATTTTCCCGCTATTTGTCGGGCTGGCTAGCCAGGAGCAGGCTACCGCCGTCCACGAACATATTAAATCCCAGTTCCTGAAAGACGGTGGGGTCGTTACTAGTATCCACCAGAGCGGGCAGCAGTGGGACTCCCCTAATGGCTGGGCGCCCCTACAGTGGCTGACCTGCCAGGGATTGTTGCGGTACGGTTTCCGCGAAACGGCTGCCGAAATCAGCCGACGCTGGCGGGCGCTAAACGATCGGGTATATCGGGATTCGGGAAAGATGATGGAGAAATACGATGTAGTGAATCTGGGCGAGCAGGCCGGTGGTGGTGAGTACCCGAACCAGGACGGCTTTGGCTGGACCAACGGTGTGTATATCGACCTGGAAACCCACGTCAACGACGACTCACCGGACTGGGTGAAGTAA
- a CDS encoding sugar phosphate isomerase/epimerase family protein — MENQSSRRQFLGTTAALLSGVVLSNTKLFGAPALIRSLGDKPNSLINGVQVGVITYSFRDMPDQSAEATLQYVLDSGASAIELMGGPAETFAGAPKSSVDMRTMYPLMRKKRENQTLTDDEQKTLTEMETQMKAYREEMAKWRQSASMSKFEQVKKMFNQAGVTIYGFKPDAFSMQNTDAEIDYGMKAAKTLGANQVTLEHPANDAHTLKLGKMAQQHGIRVGYHGHEQQTPTFWDTALAQSPGNAMNFDLGHYIAAGQPDPLGLIREKHSRIASMHIKDRQTPAHGKGNLPWGQGDTPLREVLSLIRDQKYTFPATVELEYKVPDGSTSVAEVKKCINYCRNMLS; from the coding sequence ATGGAAAATCAGTCATCCCGTCGTCAGTTTCTGGGAACGACAGCCGCACTCCTCTCAGGCGTCGTCCTGAGTAATACAAAACTGTTTGGGGCGCCTGCCCTGATCCGGAGCTTGGGCGACAAACCCAATTCGTTGATCAATGGCGTTCAGGTGGGGGTCATTACGTATTCGTTCCGGGATATGCCCGACCAGAGCGCCGAAGCTACCCTGCAGTACGTACTGGATAGTGGTGCCAGTGCCATCGAGTTGATGGGTGGCCCGGCCGAAACCTTTGCCGGAGCGCCGAAAAGCTCGGTAGACATGCGCACCATGTACCCATTGATGCGCAAAAAACGCGAAAACCAGACGCTGACCGACGACGAGCAGAAAACGCTGACCGAGATGGAAACGCAGATGAAAGCGTACCGGGAGGAGATGGCCAAGTGGCGGCAGTCGGCGTCGATGAGCAAATTCGAGCAGGTGAAGAAAATGTTTAACCAGGCGGGCGTAACGATTTACGGCTTCAAACCCGATGCGTTCAGCATGCAGAACACCGACGCCGAAATCGATTATGGCATGAAAGCCGCTAAAACGCTGGGCGCCAATCAGGTGACACTTGAGCATCCGGCCAACGATGCGCATACCCTCAAACTGGGCAAAATGGCTCAGCAACACGGTATCCGCGTAGGATACCACGGCCATGAGCAACAGACGCCGACGTTCTGGGATACGGCTCTGGCGCAATCGCCGGGTAATGCCATGAATTTTGATCTGGGACACTATATAGCCGCTGGCCAGCCTGACCCGCTTGGACTTATCCGGGAGAAACACAGCCGTATTGCCAGCATGCACATCAAAGACCGGCAAACCCCAGCTCATGGCAAGGGCAATCTACCCTGGGGCCAGGGCGATACACCGTTGCGGGAAGTCCTGTCGCTGATACGCGACCAGAAATATACATTCCCCGCTACAGTTGAACTGGAATACAAGGTGCCGGATGGGTCAACCTCCGTTGCCGAGGTGAAGAAGTGTATCAATTACTGCCGGAACATGCTGAGTTAA
- a CDS encoding lmo0937 family membrane protein codes for MGNLLYTIAVILIIIWLLGFLGFNSFGLGGIIHVLLVIAIIAILLRVIQGRGV; via the coding sequence ATGGGAAATCTATTGTACACCATCGCTGTCATCCTTATCATCATCTGGCTTCTGGGATTTCTGGGCTTCAACAGCTTCGGCTTGGGTGGAATTATTCACGTATTGCTGGTCATTGCAATAATTGCGATCCTGCTACGTGTTATTCAGGGCCGAGGAGTCTAG
- a CDS encoding transposase, translating into MPQLPSEFLTVILPYANLFCKRVFIHVQLLLAGAILTPGKRTVSSVLRIVGLSQEKAFHKYHRVLSQSRWSALTASRLLLQQLLAVFIGQQPLVVGIDETLERRWGGHIKARGIYRDAVRSSGSHFVKCSGLRWMCVMVLTKVHWANRVWALPFLTALAPSERYYEDKARVHKKLTDWARQVLLQVKRWVGERQVIAVGDSSYAVIDLLKALQGQVSLISRLRLDAALYGPVPVALPGQRGRKRLKGVRLPTLLEVAEDKTTSWQNVELADWYGGQPQTVDYCTGAALWYHTGKDPVAIRWVLVRLNSKVTGLVSNDPTLTAAAMIEYFVRRWSIETTFALVRGHLGVETQRQWSDLAIGRTTPVLMGLFSLVTLVANSLQKKGLLTSQMSSWYIKQHLTFSDALAGVRRYLWQEMNFWTSGSDVVHVKMSQEQYQLWQNALAWAV; encoded by the coding sequence ATGCCTCAACTACCCAGCGAGTTCCTAACCGTAATACTACCGTATGCGAACCTGTTTTGCAAACGAGTTTTTATCCATGTACAACTTTTGCTCGCTGGAGCTATACTGACGCCTGGCAAGCGAACCGTCAGTTCAGTCCTGAGAATCGTGGGCTTAAGCCAGGAGAAAGCGTTTCATAAATACCATAGGGTGTTAAGTCAGAGTAGATGGTCCGCTTTGACTGCTAGCCGCCTATTACTACAGCAACTCCTGGCGGTTTTTATTGGTCAACAGCCGTTGGTAGTGGGCATTGATGAGACACTAGAACGACGCTGGGGGGGACACATTAAAGCCCGTGGTATCTATAGAGATGCGGTTCGAAGCAGTGGTTCTCATTTTGTTAAATGCAGTGGCCTACGCTGGATGTGCGTAATGGTATTGACAAAAGTACATTGGGCCAATCGGGTATGGGCCTTGCCCTTTCTAACTGCTTTAGCTCCCTCTGAACGCTATTACGAGGATAAGGCTCGGGTTCACAAAAAGCTAACCGACTGGGCACGACAGGTACTTTTGCAGGTCAAGCGATGGGTTGGTGAGCGTCAGGTAATTGCAGTAGGTGATAGCAGTTACGCCGTAATTGATTTACTGAAGGCCTTGCAGGGGCAGGTAAGCCTGATTAGTCGGTTGCGGCTAGATGCCGCTTTGTATGGACCTGTCCCGGTGGCGCTCCCTGGCCAGCGTGGCCGCAAACGACTTAAAGGAGTTCGGTTACCCACCTTGCTCGAAGTGGCGGAAGACAAAACGACCAGTTGGCAAAACGTCGAGCTGGCCGACTGGTACGGTGGTCAACCGCAAACAGTCGACTACTGTACAGGCGCTGCCCTGTGGTATCACACAGGCAAAGACCCTGTGGCTATTCGGTGGGTGCTGGTGCGTCTGAACAGTAAGGTAACAGGTCTAGTCAGTAACGATCCGACCTTAACAGCCGCTGCGATGATCGAATACTTTGTACGTCGTTGGTCGATTGAAACAACATTTGCGTTAGTGCGAGGGCATTTAGGAGTAGAAACACAGCGGCAATGGAGTGATTTGGCCATCGGCCGTACCACACCCGTGTTGATGGGCCTATTCTCGCTGGTCACCTTAGTGGCTAACTCGCTCCAGAAAAAGGGACTGTTGACTAGCCAAATGAGTAGTTGGTATATCAAACAACACCTGACCTTCAGCGACGCACTAGCCGGAGTTCGCCGGTATTTATGGCAGGAAATGAATTTTTGGACATCAGGTTCAGATGTGGTACACGTAAAAATGAGTCAAGAACAGTACCAGCTATGGCAAAACGCATTAGCTTGGGCTGTATAA
- a CDS encoding AAA domain-containing protein: protein MEYFTRLLELLTIERREDSDQYRRLTESTSITERRANGLVWYPIAIRGSELSRGDYLTVELERTTHQDISHQFRAGMPALFFSNHDPKTDRVEGTISYQSGNRLKITLRTDELPDWSRDGKLGIELLFDDTTYDEMQVALKEANTLAETKKNRLVSILVGEHEPSFHTQLTTPAIPQLNPSQLRAVGNILAANELAIVHGPPGTGKTTTLVQAIKALVQRDQQRILVVAPSNTAVDLLSEKLHEQGLNVLRIGNPARVSDRLTALTLDHKMSEHPQMKEAKKLKKQAAEFKNMAHKYKRNFGKAEREQRKALFDEAHRIMKDVTNTEQYIIDDLITRAQVITATLVGSVNYTIRDLDFHTVVIDEAGQALEPACWIPILKGQKLILAGDHCQLSPTIKSNEAARKGLSTTLLEKSVALHPEAVTLLEEQYRMHEHIMGYSSQTFYQNQLRAHTSVATHTLFPGDSSLVFIDTAGCGFDEKLDGTSSTNPEEAALLIRHLAQLTEELSQHYSPASFPSIAVISPYKQQLSVLNEQLAHATSLQPYRSRIAVNTIDSFQGQERDIVYISMTRSNAQAEIGFLADVRRMNVAMTRARKKLVIIGDSATLAGLPFYADFITYAESLNAYQSAWEWM, encoded by the coding sequence ATGGAGTATTTTACCAGACTGCTGGAATTGTTAACGATTGAACGCAGGGAGGACAGCGATCAGTACCGTCGCCTGACCGAGTCAACCTCGATTACCGAGCGCCGGGCAAATGGACTTGTCTGGTATCCCATTGCCATCCGGGGCTCTGAACTAAGCCGGGGCGATTACCTGACCGTAGAACTAGAACGTACAACCCACCAGGACATATCGCATCAATTCCGGGCCGGTATGCCCGCGCTGTTTTTCAGCAACCACGATCCTAAAACAGACCGGGTTGAAGGGACTATTTCTTATCAGAGTGGTAACCGGCTCAAGATTACTCTGCGCACGGATGAATTACCTGACTGGTCGCGGGATGGTAAATTAGGTATTGAACTCCTGTTCGACGATACCACTTACGACGAGATGCAGGTGGCTCTGAAAGAAGCTAATACGCTCGCCGAAACCAAGAAAAACCGGCTGGTTAGTATTCTGGTTGGCGAACATGAGCCTAGTTTTCATACCCAGCTCACCACGCCCGCTATCCCACAATTAAATCCCAGTCAGCTTCGGGCAGTAGGCAACATTCTGGCGGCTAATGAGCTGGCTATTGTCCACGGCCCTCCTGGTACGGGCAAGACCACAACGCTGGTTCAGGCCATCAAAGCGCTTGTTCAGCGGGATCAACAACGAATTCTGGTGGTAGCCCCCAGCAACACCGCCGTGGATCTACTCAGCGAAAAGCTGCATGAGCAGGGATTGAACGTACTGCGAATAGGTAACCCGGCCCGTGTATCCGACCGGCTGACGGCGCTCACCCTGGATCACAAAATGAGTGAGCATCCGCAGATGAAGGAAGCCAAGAAGCTCAAAAAGCAGGCTGCTGAATTTAAAAATATGGCGCACAAGTACAAGCGTAATTTTGGTAAAGCTGAGCGCGAACAACGTAAAGCCTTGTTTGACGAAGCGCACCGAATTATGAAGGACGTAACCAACACAGAGCAATACATTATTGACGACCTAATTACGCGCGCCCAGGTTATTACGGCCACTCTTGTCGGTTCGGTTAACTACACAATCCGGGATCTTGATTTCCATACCGTTGTTATTGATGAAGCGGGGCAGGCACTGGAACCAGCCTGCTGGATTCCGATTCTTAAAGGCCAGAAACTTATTCTGGCTGGAGATCACTGCCAGTTATCACCAACCATCAAATCAAACGAAGCCGCCCGTAAAGGGCTTAGTACCACCTTACTGGAAAAAAGCGTGGCCCTGCATCCCGAAGCCGTTACACTGCTCGAGGAGCAATATCGGATGCACGAACACATCATGGGGTATTCCTCGCAGACATTCTATCAGAATCAGCTACGGGCGCACACGTCCGTAGCGACACATACACTCTTTCCGGGCGACAGTTCACTGGTATTCATTGACACGGCCGGTTGCGGTTTCGACGAAAAGCTGGACGGTACGAGTTCAACAAACCCCGAAGAAGCCGCCTTACTGATTCGGCACCTAGCTCAGCTAACCGAGGAATTGAGCCAGCATTATTCACCCGCATCGTTCCCCAGTATTGCTGTTATATCTCCTTATAAGCAGCAACTGAGCGTTCTGAATGAGCAGTTAGCGCACGCTACGTCCCTGCAACCGTATCGGTCACGCATTGCGGTCAATACCATCGACAGTTTTCAGGGTCAGGAGCGCGATATTGTGTATATTTCCATGACCCGCAGTAATGCGCAAGCCGAAATTGGGTTCCTGGCCGACGTTCGCCGGATGAATGTCGCCATGACCCGCGCCCGAAAGAAACTGGTCATCATTGGTGATAGCGCTACGTTGGCGGGACTTCCTTTCTACGCCGACTTTATCACATACGCCGAGTCACTTAATGCGTACCAGAGCGCCTGGGAATGGATGTAA
- a CDS encoding response regulator — translation MPSIKETSIQTNFRRAKILVIEDNEDHWQLIKNALQQYLSEVAPVWVASAQQALALLNDWGQEEWEVPKLILQDLYLPTREEGWNLLQQIKALPAPCSQIPVVMFSASNETDDINETYLRGSASYLVKPVTFSEWAAYFQELRSYWWETVSLPPMRFSTL, via the coding sequence ATGCCATCGATAAAGGAAACATCAATTCAAACTAATTTCAGACGGGCTAAAATTCTGGTTATTGAAGATAATGAAGATCATTGGCAGTTGATCAAAAATGCGTTACAGCAGTATCTGAGTGAAGTAGCTCCCGTTTGGGTAGCTTCAGCTCAGCAAGCCCTGGCATTACTGAATGATTGGGGGCAGGAGGAATGGGAAGTGCCTAAACTGATCCTGCAGGATTTGTATCTCCCTACCCGGGAAGAGGGGTGGAACCTATTGCAGCAAATCAAGGCGCTTCCGGCACCCTGTAGCCAGATTCCGGTTGTGATGTTCAGCGCTTCCAACGAAACTGACGACATCAACGAAACCTACCTACGGGGTAGTGCATCGTATCTGGTCAAACCGGTTACGTTTTCGGAATGGGCGGCTTATTTTCAGGAATTACGCTCGTATTGGTGGGAAACGGTTAGTCTGCCACCAATGCGGTTTTCAACGTTGTAA
- a CDS encoding response regulator transcription factor has protein sequence MSVIKPALQHPDLIAYFAGANNYCWLHFRDGQKKLLAKPISYLETLLPGFVRVHKTILINPACVQSLHQPPRPKMSGEIRLTTGDVFPISRRRWPDVVGALQTQVAISPTVTPEQVTVKRPLPPPSTLKPYVMLVSDDSRNNELTKAAFSDRWQSHHFHVLNQSTNLIAVLSQLPVSELPALLFLDARTATQERLRVLQQLKASRQLNYIPVILLVQPRDESVLAGYALQANSVIAIASQSPTLTAIIERACNFWLRAVALPTYHQTMGQARPQ, from the coding sequence ATGAGTGTTATAAAGCCCGCCCTGCAACATCCCGACCTCATTGCCTACTTTGCCGGTGCCAACAATTATTGCTGGCTTCATTTCCGCGACGGCCAGAAGAAGCTACTGGCAAAACCAATCAGTTATCTGGAGACGCTGCTGCCCGGTTTTGTGCGGGTTCATAAAACGATTCTGATTAACCCGGCCTGCGTACAAAGCCTGCACCAGCCCCCTCGCCCCAAAATGTCGGGGGAAATCCGACTGACGACGGGTGACGTATTTCCGATAAGCCGCCGGCGTTGGCCTGATGTCGTTGGTGCTCTGCAAACGCAGGTTGCGATCAGCCCAACCGTCACTCCGGAACAGGTAACCGTTAAGCGGCCCCTGCCCCCCCCTTCTACCCTGAAACCTTACGTGATGCTGGTTTCAGACGACAGCCGAAATAACGAACTGACCAAAGCCGCCTTCAGCGATCGCTGGCAGTCTCATCATTTTCATGTTTTAAATCAGAGCACCAATCTGATTGCCGTTCTCAGCCAGTTACCAGTCAGCGAGCTTCCCGCTTTGTTATTCCTCGATGCCCGCACCGCTACGCAGGAACGACTCCGGGTTCTTCAGCAGCTAAAAGCCAGTCGTCAGCTGAACTATATCCCGGTGATTCTGCTGGTACAGCCCAGAGATGAGTCGGTACTGGCTGGTTATGCCCTTCAGGCTAACTCCGTTATTGCCATTGCCAGCCAGTCCCCAACCCTCACCGCTATCATTGAACGAGCCTGTAATTTCTGGCTGCGTGCGGTAGCGCTGCCCACCTATCATCAGACAATGGGCCAGGCACGCCCACAGTAG